One genomic window of Medicago truncatula cultivar Jemalong A17 chromosome 1, MtrunA17r5.0-ANR, whole genome shotgun sequence includes the following:
- the LOC25485444 gene encoding sec-independent protein translocase protein TATC, chloroplastic, whose protein sequence is MGLGTATVPMNILPQFGLLRTHLTPIRVNNSSGFTFPLSRRRNRSFGKFVCFAVDDELRQNQQQLSTSSNRVGSAIEERPSEEALENFKEDGERSAIYDFLYPDKELLPDDKEMSIFDHLEELRQRIFISVLGVGGSILGCFAFSKDLVRLLEAPVQSEGVRFLQLAPGEFFFTTLKVSGYCGLLLGSPIILYEIIAFIIPGLTKAERRFLGPIVLGSSVLFYAGITFSYLVLVPAALNFFVNYAEGAVESLWSIDQYFEFVLVLMFSTGLSFQVPIIQLLLGQLGLVTGDRMLSVWRYVVVGAVVAAAIVTPSTDPLTQVLLAAPLLGLYLGGAWMVKLAGR, encoded by the exons ATGGGATTGGGAACCGCCACTGTTCCTATGAATATCCTTCCACAATTCGGGTTGCTTCGAACCCATTTGACCCCTATTCGGGTCAACAACTCTTCCGGGTTCACCTTCCCTCTCTCTCGAAGAAGGAATAGAAGCTTTGGTAAATTCGTTTGCTTCGCCGTTGATGATGAACTCAGACAGAACCAACAACAGCTCAGTACTAGTTCAAATAGAGTTGGCTCTGCCATTGAAGAAAGACCCA GTGAAGAAGCATTGGAAAATTTTAAGGAAGATGGGGAAAGAAGTGCTATCTATGATTTTCTTTATCCTGATAAAGAGCTTCTTCCTGATGATAAAGAAATGAGCATATTTGATCACCTCGAAGAGCTTCGACAAAGAATCTTTATATCAGTTCTGGGAGTTGGAGGAAGCATTTTGGGATGCTTTGCATTTTCAAAAGATTTGGTGAGACTTCTTGAAGCTCCTGTTCAATCAGAGGGTGTCAGATTTCTTCAGCTAGCTCCTGGTGAATTTTTCTTCACCACTTTAAAG GTTTCTGGATATTGTGGCCTTCTCTTGGGAAGTCCTATCATTCTCTATGAAATCATAGCCTTTATAATTCCAGGTCTAACAAAAGCTGAAAGAAGGTTTCTAGGGCCAATTGTTTTAGGCTCATCAGTTCTTTTCTATGCCGGAATAACCTTCTCCTACTTAGTTCTGGTACCCGCAGCATTAAATTTCTTTGTCAATTATGCTGAAGGTGCTGTTGAATCACTGTGGTCCATTGATCAATACTTTGAGTTTGTTCTGGTTCTTATGTTCAGTACAGGCTTGTCTTTCCAG GTACCTATTATACAACTTCTATTGGGACAACTGGGATTGGTTACTGGAGACCGGATGCTATCAGTTTGGAGGTACGTTGTAGTCGGAGCAGTAGTGGCAGCTGCTATAGTTACGCCATCCACAGATCCTCTCACTCAAGTTCTTCTAGCAGCACCATTATTAGGTCTTTACCTAGGTGGTGCGTGGATGGTCAAACTTGCTGGGCGTTAA